One stretch of Rosistilla oblonga DNA includes these proteins:
- the gcvH gene encoding glycine cleavage system protein GcvH, protein MNQEELLYAETHEWVHVESGVATIGITAFAAEQLTDLVYMELPEVGRQLNVGEEFGEVESVKAVSPLYSPVAGEVIEINTELPSKLDLLGSDAFGAGWMIKVRVSGEPDASKLLNHEAYQKQCAEGN, encoded by the coding sequence ATGAATCAAGAAGAATTGCTGTACGCGGAAACTCACGAATGGGTGCACGTTGAATCGGGCGTCGCCACGATCGGGATCACCGCCTTTGCCGCCGAACAATTGACCGACCTGGTCTACATGGAACTGCCCGAAGTCGGCCGCCAGTTGAACGTGGGCGAAGAGTTTGGCGAAGTCGAATCGGTCAAAGCTGTCAGCCCGCTGTACAGCCCCGTCGCCGGCGAAGTGATCGAGATCAACACCGAACTGCCGAGCAAACTGGACCTGCTGGGAAGTGATGCTTTTGGTGCCGGTTGGATGATCAAAGTACGGGTCAGCGGCGAACCCGACGCGTCGAAGCTGCTGAACCACGAGGCCTATCAGAAGCAGTGCGCCGAAGGCAACTGA
- a CDS encoding molybdenum cofactor guanylyltransferase encodes MTIHSSQTTQRPSLLGAILAGGRSSRMGSSKAMLPMPTGTTLLEHVDACLTPYCRSIVVSVAPSQQLTTSLPTVPDTGASQGPASGIASVLQLANQQGFAAAMIVSVDLPALTSTDLAPLITAWEADPDRIAAATADGQFSEPLVAIYPATYLEQLTAVACGTDRSIMRWLRRTPHQTITIRREAIQDVDTPEQWNAYHDREVRKNARPSDR; translated from the coding sequence ATGACAATCCACTCCAGCCAAACGACACAACGCCCCTCGCTACTGGGAGCGATCCTTGCCGGCGGCCGTTCGTCGCGAATGGGCTCTTCCAAAGCGATGCTGCCGATGCCCACGGGCACGACGCTGCTGGAACATGTCGACGCCTGCCTGACTCCCTACTGCCGATCGATCGTCGTCTCGGTCGCCCCATCGCAACAGCTGACGACATCGCTACCAACCGTTCCCGACACCGGCGCCTCCCAAGGCCCAGCCAGCGGGATCGCCAGCGTTCTACAACTGGCGAACCAACAGGGATTTGCCGCCGCCATGATCGTGTCAGTCGATCTGCCCGCGCTCACCTCCACCGACCTTGCTCCCTTGATCACAGCTTGGGAAGCGGATCCCGACCGAATCGCCGCGGCGACTGCCGACGGCCAGTTCTCCGAACCCCTCGTCGCGATCTACCCCGCGACTTACCTTGAACAGTTGACAGCTGTCGCTTGCGGAACCGACCGCAGCATCATGCGCTGGCTGCGTCGCACACCACACCAAACGATTACGATCCGCCGCGAAGCGATCCAAGACGTCGACACCCCTGAACAATGGAACGCCTACCATGATCGAGAAGTCAGAAAAAACGCCCGACCAAGCGATCGCTGA
- the gcvT gene encoding glycine cleavage system aminomethyltransferase GcvT, which produces MTDSIASTPLTSWHRAAGATMSPFAGFDMPIHYGSIVTEHNACRNAATLFDVSHMGRIRFDGDRSAELLDRLLTRRVSDLAPGGIRYSLMCNEEGGILDDVLVYHIEKPSGGRFHMLVVNASNRQKIIEWLTPRMAEYPDVICTDRTELTSMIALQGPLAMATVEGLFKHPADKLGYYHSYVTEQFNKPVIVSRTGYTGEDGLELITRADEAARIWENLMLAGRKHGIQAAGLGCRDTLRLEAGMPLYGHELSESIDPISAGLGFACNFKDRTFIGSEALAKIKAAPQQSVRVGIRVEGVRPAREGCQILDANEQNIGAITSGTVSPTLQYPIAMGYVAAEHSEIGSPLTIDIRGKRAAATVAALPFYKRNR; this is translated from the coding sequence ATGACTGACAGCATCGCAAGCACTCCTTTGACCTCCTGGCACCGCGCCGCCGGCGCGACGATGAGCCCCTTTGCCGGGTTCGACATGCCAATCCATTACGGGTCGATCGTCACCGAACACAACGCCTGCCGCAACGCCGCGACGCTGTTCGACGTCTCGCACATGGGTCGCATCCGCTTCGACGGCGACCGCTCCGCCGAACTGCTCGATCGCCTGCTGACCCGCCGCGTCAGCGACCTCGCTCCCGGCGGCATCCGATACAGCCTGATGTGCAACGAAGAAGGGGGCATCCTGGACGATGTGCTCGTCTACCACATCGAAAAACCTTCCGGCGGCCGCTTCCACATGCTGGTCGTCAACGCGTCGAACCGCCAGAAAATCATCGAGTGGCTGACGCCGCGGATGGCCGAATACCCCGACGTGATCTGCACCGACCGCACCGAACTGACATCGATGATCGCGCTGCAGGGCCCGTTGGCCATGGCGACGGTCGAAGGTCTGTTCAAACACCCCGCCGACAAGCTGGGATATTACCACAGCTACGTAACCGAACAGTTCAACAAACCGGTGATCGTCAGCCGCACCGGCTACACCGGCGAAGACGGCTTGGAATTGATCACCCGCGCCGACGAAGCCGCTCGGATCTGGGAAAACCTGATGCTCGCCGGACGCAAGCATGGCATTCAAGCCGCCGGGCTGGGATGCCGCGACACGCTGCGACTGGAAGCCGGGATGCCGTTGTACGGGCATGAGCTGAGCGAATCGATCGACCCGATTTCCGCCGGCCTCGGATTCGCCTGCAACTTCAAAGACCGCACCTTTATCGGTTCCGAAGCGTTGGCAAAAATCAAAGCCGCCCCACAGCAAAGCGTCCGCGTGGGGATTCGCGTCGAAGGCGTTCGGCCAGCCCGCGAAGGCTGCCAAATCCTCGACGCCAACGAGCAAAACATCGGCGCGATCACCAGCGGTACCGTCTCGCCGACACTGCAATATCCGATCGCGATGGGTTACGTCGCGGCAGAGCACTCGGAAATCGGATCGCCGCTAACGATCGACATCCGCGGCAAACGCGCCGCGGCCACCGTCGCCGCCTTACCGTTCTACAAACGAAACCGTTGA
- a CDS encoding FHA domain-containing protein, which produces MQVKLKVLSGSHAGREISVSQEKFLIGRNDQCQLRPKSESVSRKHCILVQRDGKLLIQDLKSRNGTFVNGKRLPPDRAKALKPGDALTVGKLEFEVLVEYGLGGAKKPEVVDVKDAAQRTVNASGDDSKFEEVDINSWLDEADNIERVRKLGEPETRQMNIDASKTIEGDEELSGELSVGDGDSKDESGKRKPPEKKPPQKLPSSIKKQMSENSRDAAGEALKKFFSGR; this is translated from the coding sequence ATGCAGGTAAAACTGAAAGTTCTCTCAGGAAGCCATGCCGGTCGCGAGATCTCGGTGAGCCAAGAGAAGTTTTTGATCGGTCGGAACGATCAGTGCCAGCTTCGCCCAAAGAGCGAATCGGTGAGTCGTAAGCACTGCATTCTCGTCCAACGCGACGGGAAGCTGCTGATTCAGGATCTCAAAAGCCGCAATGGGACGTTTGTTAACGGCAAACGTCTGCCACCGGATCGCGCCAAGGCGCTCAAGCCGGGCGATGCGCTGACCGTCGGCAAACTGGAGTTCGAAGTGCTCGTCGAGTACGGCTTGGGTGGCGCTAAGAAGCCCGAAGTCGTCGACGTCAAAGATGCCGCCCAACGAACCGTCAACGCTTCCGGCGACGACAGCAAGTTTGAAGAAGTCGACATCAATTCGTGGTTGGACGAAGCGGACAACATCGAACGGGTCCGCAAGTTGGGTGAGCCCGAAACGCGACAGATGAACATCGACGCCTCGAAGACCATCGAGGGAGACGAAGAACTCAGCGGTGAACTGTCCGTCGGCGACGGGGACTCCAAAGATGAGTCGGGCAAACGCAAGCCACCGGAGAAAAAGCCGCCGCAGAAACTTCCATCCAGCATAAAGAAGCAGATGTCGGAAAACTCCCGCGACGCGGCGGGCGAAGCACTCAAGAAGTTCTTCAGCGGACGATAG
- a CDS encoding lipoate--protein ligase family protein, whose translation MDARLIRHIGDPFDGAMNMAIDQALAESVDQGAAACLRLYRWKSPTLSLGYFQQYDDRQQHPWSADLPVVRRSSGGGAIVHDAELTYSLSIATPKSRHGADLTIYATVHNAIMETIAAIAMQTARRFADSGWLPLAADDAFLCFERRTDEDLVVSGYKIAGSAQRRVGRAILQHGSILLQTSPAAPMLPGLQCVSGKSCDPAQFADHLTATLSKALDADTTPVELSAAETTRAAEIAAARFSSPAWTHRR comes from the coding sequence ATGGACGCTCGCTTGATCCGACACATCGGCGACCCGTTTGACGGCGCGATGAACATGGCGATCGATCAAGCGCTAGCCGAATCGGTCGACCAGGGAGCCGCAGCCTGCCTGCGGCTGTACCGCTGGAAATCGCCGACGCTCAGCCTGGGATATTTCCAGCAGTACGACGATCGCCAACAGCACCCCTGGAGCGCCGACCTGCCCGTCGTCCGCCGCAGTTCCGGTGGGGGAGCGATTGTGCACGATGCGGAACTCACCTACAGCCTTAGCATCGCGACGCCCAAATCGCGGCACGGCGCCGATCTGACGATCTACGCAACTGTCCACAACGCGATCATGGAGACGATTGCGGCGATCGCGATGCAAACCGCCCGCCGGTTTGCCGACAGCGGTTGGCTGCCGCTAGCCGCCGACGACGCCTTCTTGTGCTTCGAGCGTCGGACCGATGAAGACCTCGTCGTCTCGGGCTACAAGATCGCCGGCAGCGCCCAACGACGCGTCGGCAGAGCGATCCTGCAGCACGGCAGCATCCTGCTTCAGACCAGTCCCGCGGCTCCAATGCTACCCGGACTGCAATGCGTTTCGGGCAAGTCGTGCGATCCGGCACAGTTCGCCGATCACCTGACAGCAACGCTATCCAAAGCACTCGATGCCGATACCACGCCCGTCGAACTCTCCGCCGCCGAGACCACTCGAGCCGCCGAAATCGCCGCCGCCAGATTCAGCTCTCCAGCCTGGACCCACCGCCGCTAA
- a CDS encoding alpha/beta hydrolase — protein sequence MLATCTRTILLAALLPLTALDAAERIIQLRNGLQLQGSIVELASIDQNAFQAAAEGAVEAKPIWLIDDGLRRIYLNQRAMVVPPTIIAPADTGQPILLDQRTPVAGGRVVSAVGSIFGISPFDPYGRRTFSMQGPKGPLTIHQGITELNSRYVKVEGLLSTRSYVWDMRIATSAFPSKQLNTILSNWIDQSELDGRLQLFRFYIEAGRYAAARETLKRAIKDFPEAEGLKRQLRTLIQQEASQIFDEAILRRDAGQPKFAKQMLQSFPIDDVAIETRIKVQDALRKYRDDDQLASDLVDRLTKQVEQLAPETAQPILPLLEEIRRDLKPVTIARLSDYQRLGEVDNITLENRIALAIGGWLLGAGTGEQNLAVARSLIRVRELVDEYLSSSDSARREQILDELANQEGATPENVSRIIRTTRPPLSLPEESADPETPGLYRIAMPARGEVAAHEYLIQLPPEYDPLRSYPCIVTLHQPGRSLDEQIAWWTGSYNAELQQRLGPASRHGFVVIAPQWQNEDLSGYRFTPREHYRVLSSLRDALRRTSIDPNRVFLSGHSAGGSAAWDISLSHPDLWAGLLAISADADKHIRHYSDNGKYFPQYFVLGELAGYPAPLIRNGAVLQRYLRPQYDTMLVSYRGRGEEDFHEEIDDMLKWMQLRSHRRQPIPQRIEVSTMRSGDQFFWWLELNDLKPSISVSPFLWEHADRLRPGDINAQITANGDVQITSIPADSCTILLSPEMGVKLDQPIRVSWRSKSTRLTYDGDLRVMLEDVRTRADRQRFFWAQIQLP from the coding sequence ATGTTGGCAACATGCACCCGGACGATCCTACTGGCCGCTCTGCTGCCACTGACTGCACTCGATGCGGCAGAGCGGATCATCCAACTCCGTAACGGCTTGCAATTGCAAGGCTCAATCGTCGAACTCGCCTCGATCGACCAGAACGCTTTCCAAGCTGCCGCCGAAGGGGCGGTGGAGGCGAAACCGATCTGGCTGATCGACGACGGCCTGCGGCGGATCTATCTAAACCAACGCGCGATGGTGGTCCCTCCAACGATCATCGCCCCCGCCGACACCGGCCAACCGATCCTGCTAGACCAACGCACGCCGGTCGCCGGCGGCCGCGTCGTCAGCGCCGTCGGATCGATTTTTGGGATCTCCCCCTTCGATCCCTACGGTCGCCGCACCTTCAGCATGCAGGGCCCCAAAGGTCCGCTGACGATCCACCAAGGGATCACCGAACTCAACTCGCGTTATGTCAAAGTCGAGGGGCTGCTGTCGACGCGATCGTATGTCTGGGACATGCGGATCGCCACCTCCGCCTTCCCCTCGAAGCAATTGAACACGATCCTTTCGAATTGGATCGACCAATCCGAACTCGACGGCCGTCTGCAACTGTTCCGCTTTTACATCGAAGCGGGCCGCTACGCCGCGGCTCGGGAAACTCTAAAACGTGCGATCAAAGACTTCCCCGAAGCCGAGGGGCTGAAGCGGCAACTGCGAACGCTGATCCAACAGGAAGCCAGCCAGATCTTCGACGAAGCGATCCTCCGTCGCGATGCTGGCCAGCCGAAGTTTGCCAAGCAAATGCTGCAAAGCTTTCCGATCGATGATGTTGCCATCGAAACCCGAATCAAAGTCCAAGACGCGCTCCGCAAGTATCGCGACGACGATCAATTAGCCAGCGACCTCGTCGATCGGCTGACCAAACAGGTCGAACAACTCGCTCCGGAAACGGCCCAACCGATTCTTCCATTGCTCGAAGAAATCCGACGCGATCTTAAGCCGGTCACGATCGCCCGCTTGAGCGATTACCAACGGCTGGGCGAAGTCGACAACATCACCCTCGAAAATCGAATCGCTTTGGCGATCGGTGGCTGGTTGTTGGGAGCGGGAACCGGCGAACAGAACCTTGCTGTCGCGCGATCGTTGATCCGAGTCCGGGAGCTGGTCGATGAGTATCTGTCCAGCAGCGATTCGGCGCGGCGTGAACAGATCCTGGACGAACTGGCCAACCAAGAAGGAGCGACTCCCGAAAACGTCTCGCGAATCATCCGCACCACGCGGCCGCCGCTGTCGCTGCCCGAAGAGTCGGCCGATCCGGAGACGCCGGGCCTTTATCGCATCGCGATGCCAGCTCGTGGCGAAGTCGCTGCCCACGAATATCTAATTCAACTGCCTCCCGAATACGACCCGCTCCGCAGCTACCCCTGCATCGTCACCCTGCACCAACCCGGTCGCAGCCTCGACGAACAGATCGCTTGGTGGACGGGATCCTACAACGCCGAACTGCAACAGCGGCTGGGCCCCGCGTCGCGACATGGTTTTGTTGTGATCGCCCCACAGTGGCAGAACGAGGATCTCTCGGGTTACCGCTTCACACCCCGCGAACACTACCGCGTGCTCAGCTCGTTGCGCGACGCGTTGCGGCGGACGTCGATCGATCCCAACCGCGTCTTTCTCAGCGGGCACAGCGCCGGCGGTTCGGCCGCCTGGGATATCTCGCTGTCGCATCCCGACCTCTGGGCAGGGCTCTTGGCAATCTCCGCCGACGCCGACAAACACATCCGACACTACTCGGACAACGGCAAATATTTCCCACAGTACTTCGTGCTCGGCGAACTGGCTGGCTACCCAGCGCCGCTGATTCGCAACGGAGCTGTCCTGCAACGCTACTTGCGGCCTCAATACGACACGATGCTGGTCAGCTACCGCGGCCGCGGCGAAGAGGATTTCCACGAAGAGATCGACGACATGCTGAAGTGGATGCAGCTCCGCAGCCATCGCCGGCAACCAATTCCGCAGCGGATCGAAGTCTCGACGATGCGCAGCGGCGATCAATTCTTCTGGTGGCTGGAACTCAACGATCTCAAGCCGTCGATCAGCGTCAGCCCTTTTCTATGGGAGCATGCCGACCGACTTCGCCCCGGCGACATCAACGCCCAGATCACAGCAAACGGCGACGTGCAGATCACCAGCATCCCAGCCGATTCGTGCACCATCCTGCTCTCTCCGGAAATGGGAGTCAAACTCGACCAACCTATCCGCGTCTCCTGGCGTTCCAAATCGACGCGGCTGACCTACGACGGCGACCTGCGCGTGATGCTCGAAGATGTCCGGACCCGCGCCGACCGCCAACGCTTCTTCTGGGCGCAGATCCAACTCCCCTAA
- a CDS encoding cation diffusion facilitator family transporter, with protein MKRQARPEASIIQREGVYREASRTASLGLGVNVFLVILKLVGGTITGSAALIADAINSVGDVASSLAVHGALWMAQQDEDDDHPYGHTKAESIGALSIAILIAFSAGMLAIENIRHLRQVVSVPPQTAAIIAALCAVLKEAIYWQTRRVSSRIDSRSLQAAAWDHRSDAICSAAIAVALFAAPYLGPLGRFADPVAAILVCALLIAIGVRLFWQTALELMDQQADPELTDSIRHRAEEIGEVTRIEKLRVRKSGLEFFVDIHVEVDAQLTVGEGHRIGHLVKDELLRSFPRVRDVLVHVEPDD; from the coding sequence TTGAAACGTCAGGCTCGTCCCGAAGCATCGATCATCCAACGCGAGGGTGTCTACCGCGAAGCCTCGCGGACCGCTTCGTTGGGGCTGGGCGTCAACGTCTTTTTGGTGATCTTGAAATTAGTCGGCGGGACGATCACCGGTTCGGCGGCGCTGATCGCCGACGCGATCAATTCGGTCGGCGACGTCGCCAGTTCGCTGGCTGTGCACGGTGCGCTTTGGATGGCCCAGCAGGATGAAGATGATGATCATCCCTATGGGCACACAAAAGCGGAGTCGATCGGGGCGCTGAGCATTGCGATTTTGATCGCGTTTTCGGCGGGCATGCTGGCGATCGAAAACATTCGTCATTTGCGCCAGGTCGTTTCGGTGCCGCCGCAGACCGCAGCGATCATCGCGGCATTGTGTGCGGTGCTGAAAGAGGCGATCTATTGGCAGACGCGGCGGGTCAGTAGCCGGATCGATTCGCGGTCGCTGCAAGCCGCAGCGTGGGATCACCGCAGCGATGCGATCTGCAGCGCAGCGATCGCCGTCGCACTCTTTGCGGCTCCCTACCTGGGACCGCTGGGCCGGTTTGCCGATCCCGTCGCGGCGATCCTGGTTTGTGCGTTGTTGATCGCGATCGGAGTGCGGTTGTTCTGGCAGACGGCACTCGAACTGATGGACCAGCAAGCCGATCCAGAGCTTACCGATTCGATCCGCCATCGCGCCGAGGAGATCGGCGAAGTCACGCGGATCGAAAAGCTGCGGGTTCGCAAAAGTGGCTTGGAGTTTTTTGTCGACATCCACGTCGAGGTCGATGCGCAGCTGACGGTCGGCGAAGGGCATCGGATCGGACATCTGGTGAAAGATGAATTGCTGCGCAGCTTCCCCCGTGTCCGCGATGTCCTGGTGCATGTCGAACCGGACGACTGA
- a CDS encoding molybdopterin molybdotransferase MoeA encodes MIEKSEKTPDQAIAELAGRIAPVASETISLANASGRILSQPIHADRDSPAADVSAMDGYAIRLTDLGRNEPLPVSGESAPGHPTPDVQPGHAMRVFTGGIVPQEYDLVVKREETQESPDSIRLLPATANCRKGENIRRQGENASQGSAILQAGTTLHAGAIAAAANFGASQVDVSRVLQITILVTGDELHDVDAEVQPWQLRDSNGPTLNALLSGKNWLHVRCVDRVVDNQKGLAERLAAAIEDSDAVILTGGVSMGDYDFVPDAIGQNDGEVIFHRLPIRPGKPILGAVTATGKPIIGLPGNPVSAAVGCRRFVLPLLSRQAGKRDWLPPAPRVMLDDPGTRTLPLHWFRLVQINDQGRVSLVPSKGSGDLVSMAASDGFTEQPPNSTGSGPWPFWRWQD; translated from the coding sequence ATGATCGAGAAGTCAGAAAAAACGCCCGACCAAGCGATCGCTGAACTCGCCGGGCGGATCGCCCCAGTCGCCAGTGAAACGATCTCGCTAGCCAACGCGTCGGGACGGATCCTCAGCCAACCGATACACGCCGATCGCGACAGCCCAGCCGCCGACGTTTCGGCAATGGACGGCTACGCGATCCGCCTGACCGACCTCGGCCGCAACGAACCGCTCCCCGTATCGGGAGAGAGTGCCCCCGGGCATCCCACACCAGACGTTCAACCGGGACACGCGATGCGAGTCTTCACTGGTGGGATCGTGCCACAAGAGTACGATCTGGTTGTCAAACGCGAGGAGACGCAAGAGTCTCCCGATTCGATCCGCTTGCTTCCCGCGACCGCCAACTGTCGCAAGGGAGAGAACATTCGCCGGCAAGGTGAAAACGCCAGCCAGGGTTCGGCAATCCTACAGGCGGGAACGACACTGCACGCCGGCGCGATCGCGGCGGCGGCAAACTTTGGCGCCAGCCAGGTCGACGTCTCTCGCGTATTGCAAATCACGATCCTGGTCACCGGCGATGAATTGCATGACGTCGATGCGGAGGTCCAACCGTGGCAACTGCGAGATTCAAACGGCCCCACGCTGAACGCTTTGCTCTCGGGAAAGAACTGGTTGCACGTGCGGTGCGTCGACCGAGTCGTCGACAATCAAAAAGGGCTTGCCGAGCGATTGGCCGCGGCCATCGAAGACTCCGACGCCGTGATCCTGACCGGCGGCGTTTCGATGGGCGATTACGATTTCGTCCCCGACGCGATCGGGCAAAACGACGGCGAGGTGATCTTTCATCGACTGCCGATTCGACCCGGCAAGCCGATCTTGGGAGCGGTCACCGCGACGGGCAAACCGATCATCGGACTGCCTGGCAATCCGGTCAGTGCAGCGGTTGGCTGCCGCCGATTTGTCCTGCCGCTACTCAGCCGCCAAGCTGGCAAACGCGACTGGCTCCCTCCCGCACCACGAGTAATGTTGGACGATCCCGGTACGCGGACGCTCCCGCTGCACTGGTTCCGACTGGTTCAGATAAACGATCAAGGACGTGTCAGCCTCGTTCCGTCAAAGGGCTCCGGCGATCTGGTTTCGATGGCCGCCAGCGACGGCTTCACCGAACAGCCCCCCAACTCAACCGGCTCGGGTCCCTGGCCGTTCTGGCGTTGGCAGGACTAA